The uncultured Dysgonomonas sp. genome contains the following window.
TGCAATGCCGGTAAAAACAAATGACTTCACATGGGAAACTTCATTAAACCTTTCTCACAATAAAAATAAGGTTGTTAAATTGTCCAACAGTATGTATTCTGTCGACTATTTCGACAAAGCGAATGTTGATGCCGGAGGTTTTGCGACAGCAACCAACCAGCGTGTGATGGAAGGCTCTCCTATCGGCCAGTTCTATCTTTGGAAATGGGCCGGAGTTAAAGATGGAGTTTCTAACTTTTATGTATATAGTGAAAGCAGTCTGACTGAAGTTTACAAAGATCAGGGAGGTTTTGAAGGCAAAGTAACAAAGCAAGAAGACGGACGCTATATCGATAATGAAACCGGAGAATATGTGACTACCAGCAAACCTTTATACGACGACCGTGCTAAAGCAGGTTCAGCTCAACCGAAACTAAATGCGGGATGGAGTAACACATTCACCTATAAAAACTGGACAATGACTGCATTCTTCCAAGGTGTATTCGGTAATAAGATACTGAATGCTTCGCGCGCCTACCTGAGCAATATCGGTAACGTGACAGCAGGTAAGAATGTATTGGCTTCTATCGCGGACGAGAATCCGGTAACTGATAATAATTCTCATGCTCCGTCTGATCGTTATTTGGAAAATGGTAGCTACGTGCGTCTCTCATCACTTACTTTGGGCTATAACTTTGGCCGAATGAATGATTACATAAAAGGGCTTCGTGTTTATGCAACTTGTAACAATGTATTTACTATTACAGGTTACAAAGGCCTTGATCCGGAAGTGAATCTGGGCGGTATCGAACCGGGTATCGACAATCGTCAGACTTATCCACGTACGCGTACCTTTATGTTCGGAGTTAATGTCAATTTCTAAAATGCTATGAATATGAAAGTTAAATATATAAAATCATTTATGACAGTTGCTCTGCTGGTTTTGGCAGCGAGCTGTACGGATCTCGATGTAGACATCAAATCACAGTATACGGAATTTCCTGATTCGGAGACTGCTGCTGAGGCTAAAGCGGCGAATGCTTATTTTGCTATGCGTGGTCCGTTGGGACGTGACTATAATCACGCTCAGACTTTGTCTTCGGACGAAACGATGTCATACTCCTTTAATGGTTCTGACTATTATGACAATGGTCGCTATAATCACATGGCTTTGCACAACTGGACGCCGGATGATGCTACAATCGGCTATTGGGAAAATTTCACTCAGGGTATTACGACCTGTAATGGGCTGATTGCGGAAATGGGTGGTGATGAGGCTGCTGTAACCGCGCCTATCCGTGCTGTCCGTGCCTATTACCTATGGGTATTGATGGATAGCTATGGTGATGTCCCATTACTGAATCGTATTTTGGCCGAAGACGAGGCTATAGATCGCTCACCTCGTGCTGAAATAGCTCAGTTTATAGAATCAGAGTTGTTAGCTGTAATTGATTTATTATCGACAAATGTCGATATCTCGACATATGGAAAGCCTACACGCTGGATGGCCGATGCCCTGTTAGCAAAACTTTATCTGAACTGGGCCGTTTATACTTGCGGCGATGTTGCTACTTATACTCCGACAATGGCTAACAGCAAGCTAAATGATGTCGTAAAATTCTGTGATGACATTATTGCTTCCGGTAAATTTGATTTGACAGATAGCTATATGTCTAAATTTAATTCGGAAAACGGATCACATATCAAAGATTTCATCTATGCTATGCCTTTCGACCGCGAAACTCAGCAAGGCATGACATACGCCCGCTTTTGGACGCATCGTAATGGAAATAAGGAATTCTATGGCGTAGATTTACCTAGTAGTGTGGGCGGTTGTTTTGCCGTTAACTCTGAATTTGCAGATAAATTCAATCTGGCAGGAGATGATCGGAACGAACAGATTATCGGCGGACCATTATATATACGCTCTGCGAGTACTTACAAAGCAACAACTACTCCATGGATGGTTGACGGAAAACAAGTGACGCTGACAAAAAATATTACACTGAACAAATTGGATGAAACTATGCCGGTTGATAATACAGCCCATGGGGGCCGTTCGCAGGGTTATCGTTCCATCAAGTTCTATATGGACCTGAAAACGACAGCCTCTCAGAGCCGTAATCAGAGTAATGATGTGCCTATCTTCCGATTTGCAGATGTCTTATTGATGAAAGCTGAAGCTATTTTACGTGGAGCTACCGCTACTAATGGGGATTCACCCATGTCTCTGATGAACCAGATCCGTGATTATGTTCATGCTCCGAAGGTTACGTCAAATCCGACATTGGATGAACTCCTTGATGAACGTGCCCGCGAGTTTGCCGATGAGAACTGGCGTCGTAATGATCTGATTCGTTTCGGTAAGTTTGAAAATGACTGGGGTTATAAACACATCATCAATCCGAGTGCTAAAACAGAACTCTATCGTCGTATCTTCCCTGTTCCAAAATATATTCTGAACACCAATACCAATTGGTCCCAAAACAAAGGATATTAAGATCGCTTTCTTTTAGCATCTTTAGTTGAAAATCTTGCATTACAGTTGAATATCTGTAATGCAAGACTTTTTTTAAGCCAGCCTTGTTTTGTCAAAGTACGAAAGATCTACTATGTAAAATAGAGGATACTATGAGTCCTTCCCTGTGTCGTAAAAAAGTAAGTGCGTAAATTTCAATTACCAAATCTAATTTAGATATATTCTGTTTAAGTGTTTTGATCTGTTATCCTGTTGTATCGTATCATAAACCTGAACAAATACTCCTTATATTGGAATTGAAACGGCTAGTGGATTTTTTTAGTAGAAACAGCAGGAATATCTGCTTTCTCTTTTTCAATTGAATTCGGTACCTCAAATTTGAGATACTTCACGTCTTTCTTGTATATAGTAAATACCTTCGGCAACCGTTCTTTTATCTGAAACTTAATTCCGGCTGAATTATTGGTGAAAATTTTATCTGTTTCTGCTCCATTTAATATTTCAAGATTTGAATATGTCTTACCTTCACACATTTCAAAAGTTGTTTGTGGGTAGTCGAAAGAGGCCCCAAAGAATATAGATAAAGGAAGTGATAAAGATTTTTTCATGATATTTAGATTTAAAAGTAAAATAAAAACTTCTCGCTTACAAAATAAAGCCACAAGAAGTCAACCCATAGAGGAACTTTTAGTCATTTTAGGAAAATCCTTTGATTTTGGTATAGATATAATTAGGTTATTAATTCATTATAGCTATTTTTGAAGCCTATATTAAGTCTATCTTCATCATTTTACCTCCTTTCGAGATATAGACTTTTAATTAGTCAAACTATAACGATAAATACCATGTATAAATTTGCGTCACCTTTTTCTCGACCACTATACGTCATGCTCAAACCAATAGGTGCAGTATGCAATTTGAGATGTAAGTACTGTTATTATCTGGAAAAAAAAGATCTGTATCCGGACGATAGAAATTTCACTATGTCAGATCAGGTATTGGAAGAATTCATTGAACAGTATATGAATTCTCAAACTATGCAACAAGTTCTGTTCACATGGCATGGCGGGGAAACACTAATGCGTCCACTTTCTTTCTATAAGAAAGCCCTGGAATTACAGAGAAAATATGCACGTGGCAGACAAATTGATAATTGTTTACAAACAAATGGAACTCTTTTAAATGACGATTGGTGTAAATTTTTTAAGGAAAATAATTTTTTAATAGGAATATCTGTTGACGGACCACAGCATTGCCACGATAAATACAGAAAGACAAAAGATAACCGCCCGTCTTTTGTCAGTGTGATGAAAGGAATATCCTTATTAAAAAAACACGGTGTTGAGTTTAATATTATGGGAGTTGTGAATGACTACAATGTAGATCATCCTCTCGAATTCTACAATTTTTTCAAAGAAATTGATTGCTATTATATTCAATTTGCGCCGATTGTCGAGCAAATTGATGGAAAACCCGCTCCGTGGAGTGTTCCCAGTGAAAAATGGGGCGATTTTCTGATTGCTATCTTCAATGAGTGGGTAAAAAAAGACGTTGGTACATTCTTTATTCAATATTTCGATTCGACATTAGCAAACTGGGTTGGAGAAAAACCAAGTGTCTGCACTCTCGCTAAAACTTGCGGACATGCCGGCGTTATGGAGTTTAATGGCGATGTATATAGCTGTGACCATTTTGTATATCCAAAATATAAATTAGGTAATATCAGAAAGCAGACCCTTACCGAAATGATGTATTCACCGCAGCAACTGAAATTTGGTGCCGATAAGTTTGATACACTCCCTACACAATGTCAAACTTGTGAGTATTTATTTGCATGTTATGGAGAATGTCCCAAAAACCGAATAATTAAGACAAAAACAGGTGAAGATGGATTAAATTATTTATGTAAGGGATATTATAAATTCTTTAATCATGTTGCCCCTTATATGGAATTTATGAAGACTGAATTGGAAAACGAACGTCCACCTTCAAACATAATGGATCGCAATCTTGTGAGATGTTAAAAGTCTGAATAGAAAATAGCCCCGTGTTGACTAAAAGTTCCCCTCTATTGATCTTATCTTCGTTTACTTTGCGATACAGATAACTATAATCAATACAAATTATAATTAAATAGGCTATGAGATTTTTTTAACATTGGTACTCTCATTATTGAGCATCGTTACTTTTGGTCAGTCTTCTATTGAGAACACAAAGAAAAAGTCACTAAATCAGTGACTTTTAATTCTCTTCTCTTTTTCAGAATTGTGACCCCGGAGGGGCTCGAACCCTCGACCCATTGATTAAGAGTCAATTGCTCTACCAGCTGAGCTACGGAGTCTTTTTGGTAGGTGCAAAAGTATAATAATTATTCTTTTTAAGGAAATTAATCTCTAAAAAATATTCTCCATATGGATTATTTATCCTGGTTTTGTCAAAATATATAGGTATTTGAATGAAATTACATACCTGTTTATGCCCTTAAGCGGTATTTTTGTATCATGTAATAGTATGAATTTACCTTAAAATATAAAACCGGAAGAATAACCATGAAATACATTTTCATTTTACTCAGCGCATTATTTTTATTAATCGGCTCGATAACTCAGGCTCAGAATAAAACAATAAATCTAGAAGGGCAGTGGCGGTTTCAGATAGATCGGTCTGATATAGGTGAGAAAGAAAAGTGGTTTAGTAAAAAGCTTAACGATAATATCTATCTGCCCGGTTCCATGACCGAGAATTACAAAGGGGACGATGTTACCCTCACTACCGAATGGACAGCCAGTATATACGACAGTTCGTTTTTCTTCAATCCGAGATTAGAAAAATTCCGTAAACCGGATAACCTTAAACTTCCGTTTTGGCTTACTCCTGTAAAATATTATGTGGGGGCGGCATGGTATCAGAAAGATGTGATTATTCCGGCAGATTGGAAGGGAGAACGGATTACTTTGTTTTTAGAGCGTCCACATACTGAATCTCGCCTCTGGATCAACGAAAAGGAAGTAGGTATGGATAATTCTCTTTCCGTTCCTCATATTTTTGATATCAGTAGTTTTCTTAAGATAGGAAGTAATACGATTACTTTATGCATCGACAATCGTACAAAAGATATAGATGTAGGCAAAGATTCACATAGTATAACCGACCAGACACAAGGAAACTGGAACGGAATAGTAGGCAAACTGGAACTGCAATCCACTCCTGTCACTTATATAGATGATGTACAAATATATCCTGATCTGAAGAATAAAAAGGCATTGGTAAAACTCACCATTATAGGTCAGTCATCAGGTCAGATAACACTTAAAGCGCAAAGTTACAACGGAGAGAAAGTACATACAGTAGAGCCGGTTCGGCAAAATTATACAGCTAAAAGTAAAACTACAAAGATAGATTTAGAACTGTTGATAGGTAATGAAATGCTTACTTGGAACGAGTTTCATCCTAATTTATATAAATTATCAGTATCATTAAAAACTTCGAAAGGAACAGATACAAAAGAAGTTCGCTTTGGTATGCGTGAGTTTACGATAGAGGAGAAATACTTCTATGTAAATGGTCAGAAAACCATGCTTCGCGGGACTGTAGAAAATTGTGTATTCCCACTTACGGGCTATGCACCTATGAATGTGGATTCTTGGGAAAGAGTTTTCCGTATTTGCCGCAGTTTCGGGCTTAATCATATGCGCTTTCATTCATTTTGTCCCCCCGAAGCAGCAATGGAAGCTGCCGATTTAACCGGCTTTTATTTGCAGCCCGAAGGTCCCAGTTGGCCTAATCATGGATCGTCTTTAGGCGACGGTCGTCCGGTAGATGATTATTTGTGGAAAGAGGCCGAGCGTATAGTGAAGCAATATGGTAATTATCCCTCATTCTGCATGTTCGCTATTGGCAATGAACCTCGCGGACGTTGGGTGCCATGGGTAAGTAAGTTTGTCGATTATTGGAAAGAAACGGATACGAGACGTGTTTATACAGGTGCTTCGGTGGGGAATAGCTGGGCTTGGCAACCTCGCAATCAGTTTCATGTGAAAGCGGGAGCCAGAGGGCTTGCATGGGATAATCAACCGGAATCGAATTCGGATTACTTGTCGCGTATAGACACCGTAAAACAGCCCTATGTATCGCACGAAACAGGACAATGGTGCGTATTCCCCGATTTCTCGGAGATAAAAAAATATACAGGGGTGATGCGCGCCCGTAATTTTGAATTATTCCGTGAAGATTTGGCCGACAGGCATATGGGGGATTTAGCCCATGATTTCCTGATGGCTTCGGGTAAATTACAGGCATTATGTTATAAACACGAAATAGAAAAGACATTGCGTACTCCCGAATATGCAGGATTCCAATTATTGAGTCTGAATGATTATTCGGGGCAGGGTACTGCGTTGGTTGGCGTATTAAATGCTTTCTGGGAGGAGAAAGGATATATAGATGCCGCCGAATTCCGTAAGTTTTGTGCACCTACCGTCTTATTATCTCGCATGGATAAATTTACATTTAGAAATGACGAGACAATGACAGCCCGTATCGAGGTCGCTCATTTTGGAGAGGATGTATTGAGACAGCAAGCAACCAAATGGCGGATAACAGATACTTACGGAAAAATACTGACAAAAGGACAACTTTCCCCTAAAGACATTCAGATAGGCAAATGTCAGCAGTTGGGCACGGTATCTTTTGCGCTCCAATCGATAAATAAAGCACAAAAGCTAAATCTTGAAATATCGTTCGATAGTACGGATGTTTCCAACAACTGGGATTTCTGGGTATATCCGGCGCAGTTACCGGAAGTGGATACTTCGGATATATACATAACTAACCGGATAGACGAGCAAACAAAAAACGTATTGGACAAAGGCGGTAAAGTGCTTCTGCTTTTAGCCGGAGAGGTAGAACAGGGCAAAGATGTCGTACAATATATGACCCCTTCGTTTTGGAATACTTCATGGTTCAAAATGCGCCCGCCGCATACAGAGGGTTCATTAATAAATAATTATCATCCTGTTTTTAAAGATTTTCCTACCGACTTCTATACAGGAGTGCAATGGTGGGAGCTGGTGCAAAAAGGGCAGGTGATGGAGATGAATAATTTCCCTGCCGGTTTCCAGCCGATCATTCAGCCTATCGATACATGGTTTATCAACCGTAAATTAGGAACATTGTTTGAAGCCAATGTGGGAAATGGTAAAATAATGGTATGCAGTGCCGATATTATGACCGAACCAAATAAACGTATTGTGGCAAGGCAGCTATATTATTCGATAATAAACTATATGAATACAATTCATTTCGTACCCGAAAATTCAGTCCAACTATCAGTGATAGAAGACTTGTTGAGGAATGAAGGCGAACGTATTAATACACATACAACAGATGCCCCGGATGAGTTGAAAAATATTATAAGATAATAACATGAAGAAAATATTAGCGGCCGTTTTACTATTGACAACATTCATCAACTGTACTCAGGATAAAGTCATAACCGACTGGCCCGAAGTAACAAAAGAAGCAAAACCGTGGACTCGCTGGTGGTGGATGGGGAGCGATGTCGATTCTGCGAATCTGACTTACAATCTGGAGGAGATGAGCAGAGCTGGAATCGGGGGTGTGGAAATTACCCCAATCTATGGAGTTAAAGGGCGCGAAGCTCATTATATCGATTATCTGACTCCAAAATGGATGCAAATGTTAGCCTTTACCGAATCGGAAGCCAGCCGTTTG
Protein-coding sequences here:
- a CDS encoding RagB/SusD family nutrient uptake outer membrane protein produces the protein MKVKYIKSFMTVALLVLAASCTDLDVDIKSQYTEFPDSETAAEAKAANAYFAMRGPLGRDYNHAQTLSSDETMSYSFNGSDYYDNGRYNHMALHNWTPDDATIGYWENFTQGITTCNGLIAEMGGDEAAVTAPIRAVRAYYLWVLMDSYGDVPLLNRILAEDEAIDRSPRAEIAQFIESELLAVIDLLSTNVDISTYGKPTRWMADALLAKLYLNWAVYTCGDVATYTPTMANSKLNDVVKFCDDIIASGKFDLTDSYMSKFNSENGSHIKDFIYAMPFDRETQQGMTYARFWTHRNGNKEFYGVDLPSSVGGCFAVNSEFADKFNLAGDDRNEQIIGGPLYIRSASTYKATTTPWMVDGKQVTLTKNITLNKLDETMPVDNTAHGGRSQGYRSIKFYMDLKTTASQSRNQSNDVPIFRFADVLLMKAEAILRGATATNGDSPMSLMNQIRDYVHAPKVTSNPTLDELLDERAREFADENWRRNDLIRFGKFENDWGYKHIINPSAKTELYRRIFPVPKYILNTNTNWSQNKGY
- a CDS encoding anaerobic sulfatase-maturation protein; this encodes MNTMYKFASPFSRPLYVMLKPIGAVCNLRCKYCYYLEKKDLYPDDRNFTMSDQVLEEFIEQYMNSQTMQQVLFTWHGGETLMRPLSFYKKALELQRKYARGRQIDNCLQTNGTLLNDDWCKFFKENNFLIGISVDGPQHCHDKYRKTKDNRPSFVSVMKGISLLKKHGVEFNIMGVVNDYNVDHPLEFYNFFKEIDCYYIQFAPIVEQIDGKPAPWSVPSEKWGDFLIAIFNEWVKKDVGTFFIQYFDSTLANWVGEKPSVCTLAKTCGHAGVMEFNGDVYSCDHFVYPKYKLGNIRKQTLTEMMYSPQQLKFGADKFDTLPTQCQTCEYLFACYGECPKNRIIKTKTGEDGLNYLCKGYYKFFNHVAPYMEFMKTELENERPPSNIMDRNLVRC
- a CDS encoding sugar-binding domain-containing protein, which encodes MKYIFILLSALFLLIGSITQAQNKTINLEGQWRFQIDRSDIGEKEKWFSKKLNDNIYLPGSMTENYKGDDVTLTTEWTASIYDSSFFFNPRLEKFRKPDNLKLPFWLTPVKYYVGAAWYQKDVIIPADWKGERITLFLERPHTESRLWINEKEVGMDNSLSVPHIFDISSFLKIGSNTITLCIDNRTKDIDVGKDSHSITDQTQGNWNGIVGKLELQSTPVTYIDDVQIYPDLKNKKALVKLTIIGQSSGQITLKAQSYNGEKVHTVEPVRQNYTAKSKTTKIDLELLIGNEMLTWNEFHPNLYKLSVSLKTSKGTDTKEVRFGMREFTIEEKYFYVNGQKTMLRGTVENCVFPLTGYAPMNVDSWERVFRICRSFGLNHMRFHSFCPPEAAMEAADLTGFYLQPEGPSWPNHGSSLGDGRPVDDYLWKEAERIVKQYGNYPSFCMFAIGNEPRGRWVPWVSKFVDYWKETDTRRVYTGASVGNSWAWQPRNQFHVKAGARGLAWDNQPESNSDYLSRIDTVKQPYVSHETGQWCVFPDFSEIKKYTGVMRARNFELFREDLADRHMGDLAHDFLMASGKLQALCYKHEIEKTLRTPEYAGFQLLSLNDYSGQGTALVGVLNAFWEEKGYIDAAEFRKFCAPTVLLSRMDKFTFRNDETMTARIEVAHFGEDVLRQQATKWRITDTYGKILTKGQLSPKDIQIGKCQQLGTVSFALQSINKAQKLNLEISFDSTDVSNNWDFWVYPAQLPEVDTSDIYITNRIDEQTKNVLDKGGKVLLLLAGEVEQGKDVVQYMTPSFWNTSWFKMRPPHTEGSLINNYHPVFKDFPTDFYTGVQWWELVQKGQVMEMNNFPAGFQPIIQPIDTWFINRKLGTLFEANVGNGKIMVCSADIMTEPNKRIVARQLYYSIINYMNTIHFVPENSVQLSVIEDLLRNEGERINTHTTDAPDELKNIIR